A genome region from Nicotiana tabacum cultivar K326 chromosome 13, ASM71507v2, whole genome shotgun sequence includes the following:
- the LOC107824992 gene encoding protein TONNEAU 1a-like yields MDDYTREMMDLKTLVTRTLEKKGVLAKIRAELRASVFEAIEEEDRAIEKDEALPPALLGSCNERAKQLHNSPSGRLLTAFICEYFDWAQLNHTLKVYLPECNLPKDSWKSELKEFSSKNGYDLNRNGDSGPLLLDVLEGFLKYENLSQGRGAGRRLTTPDAESLSNVETRNMRRPSSSSVAGGLPPLGRPGPAAQSSDRRAGSSVSGYRKDEYNWRYDNDELAEDVIRASSALENLQLDRKARNLTTSWRHGGDGMSEEDGRVE; encoded by the exons ATGGACGATTATACAAGAGAAATGATGGACCTCAAAACCCTCGTCACCCGAACCCTAGAGAAGAAAGGCGTCCTTGCCAAGATCCGA GCTGAACTTAGAGCAAGCGTTTTCGAGGCGATAGAAGAGGAGGATAGGGCAATCGAGAAGGATGAAGCCTTGCCTCCTGCACTATTGGGTAGCTGCAATGAGCGTGCGAAGCAACTCCATAATTCCCCTTCAG GAAGGCTACTAACTGCATTCATATGTGAATATTTTGACTGGGCTCAATTAAACCACACACTTAAAGTTTATTTGCCAGAGTGTAATTTG CCAAAGGATTCTTGGAAATCAGAGCTAAAAGAATTTAGCAGCAAGAATGGATATGATCTTAACAGGAATGGGGATAGTGGTCCATTGCTTTTGGATGTTCTCGAAGGATTTTTGAAGTATGAG AACTTATCTCAAGGAAGGGGTGCTGGGAGGAGATTGACAACACCAGatgctgaatctctttccaatGTAGAAACAAGGAACATGAGGAGGCCTTCTTCATCTTCAGTTGCCGGGGGCTTACCTCCATTGGGAAG GCCAGGTCCTGCTGCCCAGTCATCTG ATAGAAGAGCAGGTTCGTCAGTATCTGGGTACAGGAAGGATGAATACAATTGGAGATATGACAACGATGAACTTGCAGAAGATGTAATTCGTGCTTCATCTGCCTTGGAAAACCTTCAGTTGGACAGAAAAGCTCGGAATCTTACCACTTCCTGGCG